In the Numida meleagris isolate 19003 breed g44 Domestic line chromosome 5, NumMel1.0, whole genome shotgun sequence genome, one interval contains:
- the UBXN4 gene encoding UBX domain-containing protein 4 isoform X2 produces MAARWEDAQVTEAASDGFVAIKIDTKSEACLQFSQIYPVVCVPSSFFIGDNGIPLEVIAGSVSVEELVTRIHKVKQMHAEKGRPLENACQSSAPCPSSQSDGAPEAMQSTAADPCDSLGSVMCETRPSDDGANSSQASQEAAQSSDEQVSNAQPANDLAIKVERITKKLEERREEKRKEEEQKEIKKEIERRKTGKEMLEYKRRQEEELTKRMLEERNREKAEEKAARERIRQQIALDRAERAARFAKSKEEAEAAKAAALQAKQAEIEARKEASQKERSAIARIQFRLPDGSSFTNQFPSEARLEEARQFAAQTVGNAYGNFSLATMFPRREFTKEDYGKKLLELELAPSASVVLLPAGRPATSVVQASGGDLWKFLGTILYPLLAVWRFISNFLFTSPPPSQSTVRTVHQQDHSNPSTSNNVEQSRQTVRKRVTEKRGEDFKKEGKIYRLRTQDDGEDENNTWNGNSTQQM; encoded by the exons ATGGCTGCAAGGTGGGAAGACGCTCAGGTGACCGAGGCTGCCTCAGATGGTTTTGTTGCTATTAAAATCGATACCAAAAG TGAAGCGTGCCTGCAGTTTTCTCAAATTT atcCTGTAGTGTGCGTTCCATCCAGTTTTTTTATCGGGGACAATGGAATCCCTTTGGAAGTAATTGCTGGCAGCGTTTCCGTGGAAGAGCTTGTTACCAGAATCCATAAAGTGAAACAG ATGCACGCAGAAAAAGGGCGACCTCTGGAAAATGCGTGTCAGTCCTCTGCTCCGTGTCCCTCGTCTCAGTCTGATGGTGCTCCAGAAGCCATGCAATCCACAGCAGCAGATCCTTGTGACTCTCTCGGGTCTGTTATGTGTGAAACAAGACCTTCTGATG ACGGAGCAAATTCAAGTCAAGCAAGCCAGGAAGCAGCTCAGTCTTCAGATGAGCAAGTGAGCAATGCTCAGCCTGCGAATGATCTTGCAATCAAAGTAGAGAG aATAACAAAAAAGCTTGAAGAAAGAcgggaggagaaaaggaaagaagaagaacag aaagaaattaagaaagaaatagaacGGAGAAAAACTGGCAAAGAAATGTTGGAGTACAAAAGACGGCAGGAAGAGGAACTGACAAAACGAATGTTAGaggaaaggaacagagagaaggcagaagagaaggcagcgAGAGAGCGAATTAGGCAGCAGATTGCATTG GATCGTGCTGAGAGAGCAGCTCGCTTTGCAAAATCgaaggaagaggcagaagctgcgaaagctgcagctcttcaggcTAAGCAGGCTGAAATAGAAGCCAGAAAAGAAGCATCTCAAAAGGAGCGAAG TGCAATAGCCAGGATTCAGTTCCGCCTCCCAGATGGCTCTTCCTTTACTAACCAGTTCCCATCTGAAGCACGGCTGGAAGAAGCGAGGCAGTTTGCTGCACAG ACAGTTGGTAATGCTTATGGCAATTTTTCTCTGGCGACAATGTTTCCCAGAAGGGAATTTACCAAAGAAGATTATGGAAAGAAATTACTGGAGCTAGAGTTAGCACCCAGTGCTTCAGTAGTGCTGCTGCCG GCAGGAAGACCTGCTACTTCTGTTGTTCAGGCTTCAGGCGGTGACCTGTGGAAGTTCTTGGGCACAATACTTTATCCCCTCCTCGCAGTTTGGAGATTTATTAGCAACTTTCTGTTTACGAGTCCACCCCCCTCACAATCTACTGTGAGAACAGTTCATCAGCAAGACCATTCGAATCCCTCCACGTCTAACAATGTTGAGCAAAGCAG GCAAACCGTCAGGAAACGAGTAACAGAAAAACGAGGGGAAGACTtcaaaaaagaaggcaaaatatATAGACTGAGGACTCAAGATGATggagaagatgaaaacaatACTTGGAATGGAAATTCTACACAACAGATGTAG
- the UBXN4 gene encoding UBX domain-containing protein 4 isoform X1: MMWFGGSIPAAIAAAKQQSSVFVVFVSGEDEQSTEMAARWEDAQVTEAASDGFVAIKIDTKSEACLQFSQIYPVVCVPSSFFIGDNGIPLEVIAGSVSVEELVTRIHKVKQMHAEKGRPLENACQSSAPCPSSQSDGAPEAMQSTAADPCDSLGSVMCETRPSDDGANSSQASQEAAQSSDEQVSNAQPANDLAIKVERITKKLEERREEKRKEEEQKEIKKEIERRKTGKEMLEYKRRQEEELTKRMLEERNREKAEEKAARERIRQQIALDRAERAARFAKSKEEAEAAKAAALQAKQAEIEARKEASQKERSAIARIQFRLPDGSSFTNQFPSEARLEEARQFAAQTVGNAYGNFSLATMFPRREFTKEDYGKKLLELELAPSASVVLLPAGRPATSVVQASGGDLWKFLGTILYPLLAVWRFISNFLFTSPPPSQSTVRTVHQQDHSNPSTSNNVEQSRQTVRKRVTEKRGEDFKKEGKIYRLRTQDDGEDENNTWNGNSTQQM; the protein is encoded by the exons ATGATGTGGTTCGGCGGCTCCATCCCGGCCGCCATCGCCGCCGCCAAGCAGCAGAGCTCGGTCTTCGTCGTGTTTGTGTCAG GTGAGGATGAACAGTCCACTGAGATGGCTGCAAGGTGGGAAGACGCTCAGGTGACCGAGGCTGCCTCAGATGGTTTTGTTGCTATTAAAATCGATACCAAAAG TGAAGCGTGCCTGCAGTTTTCTCAAATTT atcCTGTAGTGTGCGTTCCATCCAGTTTTTTTATCGGGGACAATGGAATCCCTTTGGAAGTAATTGCTGGCAGCGTTTCCGTGGAAGAGCTTGTTACCAGAATCCATAAAGTGAAACAG ATGCACGCAGAAAAAGGGCGACCTCTGGAAAATGCGTGTCAGTCCTCTGCTCCGTGTCCCTCGTCTCAGTCTGATGGTGCTCCAGAAGCCATGCAATCCACAGCAGCAGATCCTTGTGACTCTCTCGGGTCTGTTATGTGTGAAACAAGACCTTCTGATG ACGGAGCAAATTCAAGTCAAGCAAGCCAGGAAGCAGCTCAGTCTTCAGATGAGCAAGTGAGCAATGCTCAGCCTGCGAATGATCTTGCAATCAAAGTAGAGAG aATAACAAAAAAGCTTGAAGAAAGAcgggaggagaaaaggaaagaagaagaacag aaagaaattaagaaagaaatagaacGGAGAAAAACTGGCAAAGAAATGTTGGAGTACAAAAGACGGCAGGAAGAGGAACTGACAAAACGAATGTTAGaggaaaggaacagagagaaggcagaagagaaggcagcgAGAGAGCGAATTAGGCAGCAGATTGCATTG GATCGTGCTGAGAGAGCAGCTCGCTTTGCAAAATCgaaggaagaggcagaagctgcgaaagctgcagctcttcaggcTAAGCAGGCTGAAATAGAAGCCAGAAAAGAAGCATCTCAAAAGGAGCGAAG TGCAATAGCCAGGATTCAGTTCCGCCTCCCAGATGGCTCTTCCTTTACTAACCAGTTCCCATCTGAAGCACGGCTGGAAGAAGCGAGGCAGTTTGCTGCACAG ACAGTTGGTAATGCTTATGGCAATTTTTCTCTGGCGACAATGTTTCCCAGAAGGGAATTTACCAAAGAAGATTATGGAAAGAAATTACTGGAGCTAGAGTTAGCACCCAGTGCTTCAGTAGTGCTGCTGCCG GCAGGAAGACCTGCTACTTCTGTTGTTCAGGCTTCAGGCGGTGACCTGTGGAAGTTCTTGGGCACAATACTTTATCCCCTCCTCGCAGTTTGGAGATTTATTAGCAACTTTCTGTTTACGAGTCCACCCCCCTCACAATCTACTGTGAGAACAGTTCATCAGCAAGACCATTCGAATCCCTCCACGTCTAACAATGTTGAGCAAAGCAG GCAAACCGTCAGGAAACGAGTAACAGAAAAACGAGGGGAAGACTtcaaaaaagaaggcaaaatatATAGACTGAGGACTCAAGATGATggagaagatgaaaacaatACTTGGAATGGAAATTCTACACAACAGATGTAG